The Apium graveolens cultivar Ventura chromosome 11, ASM990537v1, whole genome shotgun sequence genome has a window encoding:
- the LOC141695320 gene encoding protein FAR1-RELATED SEQUENCE 5-like: MASYLFDYSSSSSDHNDFNYVTPHTKKKVYRKIFNDDEVIDVDSIEDKVNDPGKGKTHSDDDVGFSWKNHDVHGDSDDSNDSFNGDDDDDKINDENFIGNMNDVVPCVGMIFDSLDESESFYRGYSRSIGFEIIIRSSHRHSINGGISSRLYICRKVGRLGPKPLEVEDRVKGKRPRDVIPRTCCRARMCVAHKVSTNKWEVNKVNLEHNHDMITTDKVKFMERSRNIDPFTRSLIELFNKSGIETPKVMNLLSETCGGIEKVGFSSQDVRNVIRDIRRRVFYSGDAEYGLVLLRDLKKQSDGIFFYRVDVDEENRVRGLVWVDPRSLNAYKNFGDVVTFDSTYRTNRYDMPFIPITGVNHHYQNILFVFALIRDEKETYYRWVLKTWLEAVDNKQPITIITDQDIALSNAIAEVMPNTNHTYCTWHISSKFPEKLSTLYTQYSEFKTDLMHVSTSHCHQQNLKVGGRI; the protein is encoded by the coding sequence ATGGCTtcttatttatttgattattcaAGTTCATCTAGTGATCATAAcgattttaattatgttaccccCCACACAAAAAAGAAGGTTTATCGTAAAATCTTTAATGATGATGAAGTAATAGATGTTGATAGTATTGAAGATAAAGTTAATGATCCGGGGAAGGGAAAAACGCATAGTGATGATGATGTTGGTTTCAGTTGGAAGAATCACGATGTTCACGGTGATTCCGATGATAGTAATGATTCTTTTAATGgcgatgatgatgatgataaaaTTAATGATGAAAATTTTATTGGAAATATGAATGATGTAGTCCCTTGTGTTGGTATGATATTTGATTCGTTGGATGAATCGGAAAGTTTTTATCGAGGTTATAGTCGAAGTATAGGGTTCGAGATAATTATTCGAAGTAGTCATAGGCATTCAATAAATGGTGGTATATCGTCACGTTTGTATATATGTCGAAAGGTTGGAAGATTGGGCCCAAAACCCTTGGAAGTTGAAGATAGGGTTAAAGGGAAACGACCTCGAGATGTCATTCCTCGAACTTGTTGTCGTGCTCGTATGTGTGTTGCTCACAAAGTAAGCACAAACAAATGGGAAGTAAACAAGGTTAACTTAGAGCACAATCATGATATGATTACAACGGATAAGGTAAAATTTATGGAAAGATCACGCAACATAGATCCGTTTACCCGATCTTTGATTGAGTTATTCAACAAATCGGGTATCGAGACCCCGAAAGTGATGAATTTACTTAGTGAGACGTGTGGTGGTATTGAAAAAGTTGGTTTTTCCTCTCAAGACGTACGAAATGTAATACGTGACATTCGAAGACGGGTTTTTTATTCCGGTGATGCGGAGTATGGATTGGTTTTGTTACGAGACTTGAAAAAACAAAGTGATGGAATTTTTTTCTACCGAGTGGATGTGGATGAGGAGAATCGGGTTAGGGGTTTGGTGTGGGTTGATCCTCGTTCACTTAACGCGTACAAGAATTTTGGAGATGTGGTAACTTTCGACTCGACATATCGGACTAATAGGTATGACATGCCTTTTATTCCAATTACGGGAGTGAATCACCACTACCAAAATATTTTGTTTGTATTTGCACTTATAAGGGACGAGAAAGAGACTTATTATAGATGGGTTTTGAAGACTTGGTTGGAAGCGGTCGATAACAAGCAACCTATTACCATTATTACGGATCAAGACATCGCTTTAAGTAATGCCATTGCCGAGGTTATGCCTAACACCAACCATACATATTGTACGTGGCATATTAGTAGCAAGTTTCCCGAGAAACTATCTACTTTGTATACTCAATACTCGGAGTTCAAGACGGATTTAATGCATGTATCTACAAGTCATTGTCACCAACAGAATTTGAAGGTAGGTGGGAGGATTTGA